A portion of the Cervus canadensis isolate Bull #8, Minnesota chromosome 26, ASM1932006v1, whole genome shotgun sequence genome contains these proteins:
- the LOC122428229 gene encoding cytochrome c oxidase subunit 7C, mitochondrial-like, with the protein MLGQSMQRFTTSVVRRSHYEEGPGKNIPFSVENKWTLLAMMTLFFGSGFAAPFFIVRHQLLKK; encoded by the coding sequence ATGTTGGGACAGAGCATGCAGAGGTTCACAACCTCTGTGGTTCGTCGGAGCCACTACGAGGAGGGTCCAGGGAAGAATATACCATTTTCAGTGGAAAACAAGTGGACGTTACTAGCTATGATGACTTTGTTCTTTGGGTCTGGATTTGCTgcacctttctttatagtaagACACCAACTGCTTAAAAAGTAA